Proteins encoded in a region of the Neodiprion virginianus isolate iyNeoVirg1 chromosome 2, iyNeoVirg1.1, whole genome shotgun sequence genome:
- the LOC124297582 gene encoding uncharacterized protein LOC124297582 produces the protein MSASAVKSSMQGPSMQATPSSTHSIIPMNMMAQKVVTSTNTGSEANLVKPLPTATLSYANLQPPPSQPLSLVQDHKPLPQPTLPLRISEKEQADAEKTILNGTEPQKSVISEESDSVKKQSEANQQNNNLNTENAPQSTPQPCPDPIPESAVTSSDMPSEQESPLVKVEETKTSLRNGSKELEDTPSSNTPVQSKTTVEGGTETHQRSSSVVPPQGSKATPELPVITHSPPKADLQLETLHRNRKRKPRELKDLNSSALPSDAHGKPKRNRIRTQPYQSPLPELALIVKTLNKSPSSKAADDKLIVFYKNEFLAVRNAEGSFYVCQAMQNIYKSSRRIRIRWLSQDKNNGEIYSPDFYDFTEFDCILTNLNLNKVDKNKYQLTKMELLRTENILKRAIDVEAGLSEKPRVTEEHPDGLDLSLFRDESQLKTTKKGSKLKRRTKYSSKAESTDTEDNPEDEEDEKVPAKQPIAAKKLTVPKVAAVAKTVSKGGSNNRAERAATRSSRTALPTTIATAALSANKKRLDDKKPETKKIAAKSEINNLNTLPRKQPKSCTTASNVAGTISSLNTLGRPKRAGSSTIGIASASTTSEPSARKKPRSRA, from the exons ATGAGTGCTTCGGCAGTAAAATCCTCGATGCAAGGACCGTCAATGCAGGCAACGCCATCGTCAACACATTCCATCATCCCAATGAACATGATGGCGCAAAAAGTGGTAACCAGTACCAACACGGGGTCTGAGGCGAATCTGGTAAAGCCGCTGCCAACCGCCACGCTAAGCTATGCAAACCTGCAGCCACCACCAAGCCAGCCACTGAGCTTGGTTCAGGATCACAAACCTTTGCCTCAACCGACTCTGCCTCTTCGCATAAGTGAAAAGGAACAGGCAGACGCAGAAAAGACTATCCTGAATGGCACAGAGCCACAGAAATCTGTAATTTCTGAAGAGAGTGACTCTGTCAAAAAACAAAGTGAAGCGAACCAGCAAAACAATAATCTGAACACCGAAAATGCACCGCAGTCTACGCCACAACCGTGTCCAGACCCTATTCCTGAATCAGCGGTAACGTCCAGCGACATGCCAA GTGAACAAGAGAGTCCACTGGTTAAGGTTGAAGAGACGAAGACGAGTTTGCGGAATGGTTCGAAAGAGCTCGAAGACACGCCAAGTAGTAACACACCTGTACAATCAAAAACAACCGTCGAAGGTGGCACAGAAACCCATCAGCGGTCGAGTAGCGTAGTTCCACCACAAGGTTCTAAGGCAACGCCAGAACTTCCGGTCATTACACACAGCCCACCAAAGGCAGATTTGCAACTTGAGACACTGCACAGAAATAGGAAAAGAAAACCTCGGGAACTTAAAGACCTCAATAGTTCTGCACTACCCTCGGATGCTCATGGAAAACCTAAGAGAAATCGCATCAGAACTCAGCCTTATCAAAGTCCACTACCAGAATTGGCCCTGATTGTTAAAACGCTCAACAAATCTCCTAGTTCGAAAGCTGCAGACGACAAACTTATTGTGTTTTATAA AAATGAATTTCTGGCTGTTAGGAATGCCGAAGGTAGCTTCTATGTTTGTCAAGCGATGCAAAATATCTATAAATCGAGCCGGCGGATTCGCATTCGTTGGTTATCGCAAGACAAAAATAACGGAGAGATTTACTCTCcagatttttatgattttacAG AATTCGATTGTATATTAACAAACctgaatttgaataaagtaGATAAGAATAAATATCAATTAACTAAAATGGAACTATTACGAACGGAGAACATATTGAAGCGAGCCATAGATGTTGAGGCCGGTCTTTCCGAGAAGCCCAGAGTCACAGAGGAACACCCAGATGGAT tggATCTGTCTCTCTTCAGAGACGAATCGCAGctaaaaacaacgaaaaaagGAAGCAAATTAAAACGTCGAACAAAGTATTCATCCAAAGCAGAGTCTACAGATACCGAAGATAATCCCGAAGatgaagaagacgaaaaaGTGCCTGCAAAACAGCCCATAGCAGCGAAAAAATTAACGGTCCCAAAAGTGGCGGCGGTTGCTAAAACGGTTAGTAAAGGAGGGTCAAACAACAGAGCGGAGCGCGCAGCAACTCGCAGTTCGCGAACCGCATTACCAACGACCATTGCGACCGCCGCCTTAAGTGCCAATAAAAAGAGACTTGATGACAAAAAAccggaaacaaaaaaaattgcagctAAATCCGAAATTAATAACTTGAATACATTGCCTAGGAAGCAGCCCAAGTCCTGCA CTACAGCTTCAAACGTTGCTGGGACCATATCTTCGTTGAATACATTGGGCCGTCCGAAACGTGCCGGATCCAGTACTATTGGCATCGCATCGGCGTCGACTACTAGTGAACCATCGGCACGCAAGAAGCCGCGTAGTCGAGCATAA